TACATTTTAGAACACGACCATATTTCCTCTTCAGACTCGCCACACAAACCTCTATAAGCGagagaaagaagctgaaaaaacccactctctttctttatttagtaAGAGTTTTGCCAGAGCTGCTGCTGAGATTGATTCGACGGTTGACCAGCCTGAGACCCAGCACCATCCCTAGGGTTTTGCTGCTGGCGCTCGAGTGACATTTCGGTCTGAGACTGATAATAATTTGGGTATCCATGAGATCCATAATGCTGTTGTTGCTGAGCTTGGCGATACCCTCCCGCTGCTTGCTGAGcctgctgttgttgttgctggtGTTGTAGTTGCAGTTGTTGTTGTGCTTGGAGGTTGTAATACGTGTTAGTCGGGACACCTGACATGGTTCTGGAACCATGACCCTGATGCCACATCGCCGAGTTTTCGTTCTGTATATTTAAGTCAAAAAGAGGAAGAACGTCACCAAAATGGTTCATGCCTGAAACCAAACGAAAGTGGCAAGGAAGTgaccaaaaagagaaagtacctgttgttgatgttgctgttgttgctgctgctgctgaagTGCCAACAGATGATTCTCTTTGTATTGAGAACTAAGAACATCTTCATAACCAAGCGTTGTACCGGTAGTAGCAGACTGTTGGTTAAGAGGGAAGTTTCCGGCAGATCCGACATTGGTCGAGTTTCCAAATCCATAAGCAGAGGCAGGCGCTGTTGCAGACTGAGGCAAATTACCGGGAGAGACATTGGTTTTGTACTGCGGAAGCAATGCAGCTAGTTGCTGGTGGTATGCACTATTACCAGCAAATGTTTGCTGGAAAGCAGATGGCATGTATGGATAATTCTGAGGCATTAGAGGATAACCGATCATGTTTGCATAGTGTGTTAGAGGTAATGTGGGTTGAGAGTAATGCATTGGAAGCTGCTGAGGAAGAGCAGGTCCAGTAGCGATATTAGCACCAGGTAGTGTTTGCTGGGTTGGCTGTGTTGCCGGAATTCCACTGCCTCGGAGCGCCTGCAAtgtaaaagaatataaaatcaaaatcacacaCGTTTCACTTGTAAAAGAAGATTCAGATTTCGAATCTGAAGAAACTACTGCCTTTGGCTAAGTAAGCAAAACAGTACCCATGTGACAACTAACCAGTAACTACTACTTCTGAAAACAAGCTAAGAGAAAGAACTATTTCAGTCCCGTGTTTCTCAAGGAGAAAGAATTATTTACCTCTGGCATTGAAATGCTTTGGCCACCAAGTGATGAGGCATTGTTGCTAGTTCTTGATTGCATAGACTGTTGAGCTGAGAAAGGTGAATACTGGAAGTCAAGTTCCCTCGCATTTTGTGCTGTTTGTGCCAATAAAGTGTTGGGAACTGAGTGTGAATACCCCTGCTGAGATAAAAACATACAAGAACTAATGTTAACATTCAAGAATTTCATGGGAATCACTTCAGAGATTACTAAGCTACTCTTCCagcaaaaatataaaaagccTGATTgcattttaaaaagaaaattgagtaTCTTAGAAGCTATCACAAACAACTATGATTTTCAAAACCCATTGAAACATGGTTctgttataaaaaataaacatgtagCTTACCATCACATTTGATAATGAATCAAGATTATGCATCTGATTCTGTGAATTTGTGTGTGAGGCATCATATGCAGAATTCATCTGCTGCTGCTTAGCATTTTCATACGCATACCCTTGCTCAGACTGGGTAAATGTGTACTGGTGCTCCTGAGCGCCCTCAGAGTTTTCTTGCTTCAACACCTCTCGCCTCGTTTCTAAAGAATCATCATAATTTCCAGTAGCAGGTGTGTGGACCATATTTCCATTGGTTGTACTTCCCAGATGTTCATCTCCATAGAACTCAGTATTTCTGCAAACAAGTATGATCAGTTGGTAAGTATGATATAAATGAAGTCCATAAAAAGTTTGGAAAAAGTAATCAGTAAACACGAAATATACCTTGCATCTGAATGTTCGATTTGTGGAGCTACATCAGAAGTCGCTTCTACGCTGTTGCTCAAAGGCCTTGATCCAAAACCTCCAAAGCTTCCAAAACTTAATTGCGCGCATTCTTCTGTGTGAATTAGCAAATGGTTTGGAATTACAACAGCAGGTCTATCCTCTTCATGTGAGACTTCTTGATCATGACTATCTAGTTGTTGAAAACTGGCTGAACCAGATGaaacatcatcttcatctgaaaagtaataatgagacagtgaataaaaaaaaaacatcagaAACACCAAAAGATCCTCATAAGGTATTGATTTTCGAATACtatattttgtaacaaaacaTCACATAATGAGAATCACTCTACCGCCAAAAGATagttgagaaagaaaacagagcaggCAAAGTATAGTATAGTTTTATGACAAACAAAACAGCAAAGAAGCTTTCATTACCCCCCAGCAGAACTATAATCCCATCTGTATTCACATGATCAATAAACACAAGCCCACTCCAAAATGAAACAGGAAAAAGAATTTGAACATAATGGCACACACTAGCAATAAATGGGaaacattttataaagattcaaaatattaCCTTTGTGGTGCTCTACTGGATGGCTCTGTGTCTGATATGGATTATCATCAATTTCTGACGAAACTAcagattcatcttcttgaaCAGAGTCGGCTTGCACATGATCGACCCCACG
This sequence is a window from Arabidopsis thaliana chromosome 1 sequence. Protein-coding genes within it:
- a CDS encoding RNA polymerase II degradation factor-like protein (DUF1296) (Kinase-related protein of unknown function (DUF1296); CONTAINS InterPro DOMAIN/s: Protein of unknown function DUF1296 (InterPro:IPR009719); BEST Arabidopsis thaliana protein match is: Kinase-related protein of unknown function (DUF1296) (TAIR:AT1G29370.1); Has 14112 Blast hits to 8132 proteins in 472 species: Archae - 0; Bacteria - 479; Metazoa - 5756; Fungi - 1694; Plants - 1071; Viruses - 58; Other Eukaryotes - 5054 (source: NCBI BLink).); the encoded protein is MSSSKVGGGARKGIQDIPSGSRKIVQSLTEIVNSPEAEIYAMLKECNMDPNETVSRLLSQDPFHEVKSKKEKKKETRDISDSRPRGANNTYNRGARGGSARYAGRSGSTHFSSTDSGNFQGKSTNKKESGTQGYTSSWSSASGVANTYQTPHSEPIAMENKLPPVTLGDGISSSKSASGHQTAWFGAPGQRSMAEVVKMGRPQNKTTKQNVNVGSEINHEHEVNANQQAPVKDEWPSIEKPLAPSTSSLSVAPAESEVRNGLADFQSDRGDQYLKDRLENIHIAESGPSESRGVDHVQADSVQEDESVVSSEIDDNPYQTQSHPVEHHKDEDDVSSGSASFQQLDSHDQEVSHEEDRPAVVIPNHLLIHTEECAQLSFGSFGGFGSRPLSNSVEATSDVAPQIEHSDARNTEFYGDEHLGSTTNGNMVHTPATGNYDDSLETRREVLKQENSEGAQEHQYTFTQSEQGYAYENAKQQQMNSAYDASHTNSQNQMHNLDSLSNVMQGYSHSVPNTLLAQTAQNARELDFQYSPFSAQQSMQSRTSNNASSLGGQSISMPEALRGSGIPATQPTQQTLPGANIATGPALPQQLPMHYSQPTLPLTHYANMIGYPLMPQNYPYMPSAFQQTFAGNSAYHQQLAALLPQYKTNVSPGNLPQSATAPASAYGFGNSTNVGSAGNFPLNQQSATTGTTLGYEDVLSSQYKENHLLALQQQQQQQQHQQQNENSAMWHQGHGSRTMSGVPTNTYYNLQAQQQLQLQHQQQQQQAQQAAGGYRQAQQQQHYGSHGYPNYYQSQTEMSLERQQQNPRDGAGSQAGQPSNQSQQQLWQNSY